The Catharus ustulatus isolate bCatUst1 chromosome 17, bCatUst1.pri.v2, whole genome shotgun sequence genome includes the window tgCCCCACTGGTGCAGCACAAAGCACTGTCCTGTCACTAGCCCTGGAGCTGACATGCCTGTCTCCATAGATGAACATGAAACAGGGGTGTCTGCAGGACTGGAAAACTGGGGATGGCACTTTGCCCAGCAGAGAGGTGGCaggtgttttggggtgattcGGTGCTGGAAGGTGAAGCTGAGCTGGTTAGAGCCCTACAACAGGCAGCCTGGAAAttcagggagctgtgggagccaTCCTGACCCCCTGGCATTGCCAGTGCCAtccagggcacagcccagccccccaCAGGATACCCATACTTCTGTTCatggggtgctgctgctgtctgcactgAGGGATCCCCTGGTGGGGCCAGAGATtcctcagctgtgttttccctgtCTCCTCACTGGCACAACCATCATCCCACCTGCTGGGTGTGGAATGGATGGAAATACCCCTCTGGCACAtctcagcagctccccagggcccACAGCATCTTGAGTTGCTTTATGAGACAGACAAATATACAAAGGGGTCTCTTGTTGGAGGCTCCCAGCAGGATGAAGCTGTACTGATACAGCACATCAGCTCAGCACCTGGGTGTTATTGCTGCTCCATGCTCAGCTCTGCgcctccctgagctcctggaCAGCCTCTGCGGCACAGCAGGTCTCTGgggcagctgggcacagccagccaggctctgggacATGCTGTCAGtccctgcacaggcaggagTTATGGGTCTGGGATGCTCAGCTCTTGTCCCAGTCACAGCTGTGGGGATGAGAAGCAgtgacctgctgctgctgtgggactgccttctcctccctgcactCCATCTCTGTGCCCTTGCCAGCTCAGGTGGCAAGGGTGGGAGTTCAACCTTGTTGCCCCTCTTCATGCAAGTGAAGAGCCAGATCCTGGCTCCAAACCTGCTGTGGTGAGCCCAAAGCTGGTGGGACCAAGGGGGATCAGCACCTTGCTTACCTGGGCACTGTAGCATGGGGGGATGAGAGCAGCgagccctgctgcaggtcaCACATGGCCACCCATGCTGGCTCTGAGCACGGCGGGAGGAAGATGTGACAGGCATTGTGAGCAGCCCCTCCAGCTGGCCAGGTGTCTCTGTGACCTGTGACAAGTCAGTTGTCCCCTGGCATGGTGACTGCGGGGGATGTTGTAGGGAAACACCTCCACACCACTGCAGGATATGGATTTCAGATGCTGCGGCCATTtcccctccctggggacacacacatGGACAGAGCACAGCCCACTGTTTTCCCCTGACATAACCcgggcactgccagctcaggtCGGTGCTGGGCCATGGGCAGAGTCCCTGCGGGCTGTGACAAGCCCCAGCCCTTGGGTTACACACAGGTGGCAGCGCCCAGCCAGCAAGCGGCGTCACCTACAACAGGGGCAGTGCTGACCAGGGACGTGTGTGCCTCCCATGAAGGGACATCTCTGCCATCTGCTAAGCTGGCACCAAAgtggggtgaccctgggggtcctggcgagtcccagccctgctgcctccttcaCGGGGCATCTCTCACCGACCTGGATTCTCTTCTCTGTCCCAGCGAGACCCCAGCTGGGAACGAGCAGCGCAGAGCTGACTTTGGGAACAaatccccatcccctgtgcccACCGAGCCGTGCCCTgcccgctccccccggccccgcgcggggctCCGTGTGCCTGCGTGAGCCTGTGTGCGCGGAGGCATTCACCAGCCTATAAATCTCCTGGCACGGCTCTTTCCAAACTTCAGGACGTTCCTCGGGGGAAGAGTTAAGATGCAGCGAGTGCGTCAGCGGCCGCAGCGGGCTGCCCGCCGGGGCTGAGCTCGCTCCCGCATTGCCCCAGCACGTTGTGTTGGTGTCCGCAGGTCAAGCCCGGCGCCGCCGCTCCGCTCAGCGCTCACGGTACGTGCTCCGAACATCCTCCCGCCGCTCGGGAagggctgccagggatgctAGGAGGTGTATCGGCTGATGGATGAGGGGATAGTCcagccttttctcttttttttttctttttttaaataaaatactctgCTTTTGCAGcggctgtttttttcttttcccgAGATAAAAGAGTCGTTAGGATTTCTCCACAATGCTTTTAAGTCTTGCAGTGCGTTTCTTTATCTGTGTGAgatttgtgtttgtgctggggatATATTCAGCAACCCAAACTTGTGGGAAGTTACAGGGCAGGCAGCTGAAGTGACTCTCAGCATACTCCTAACGACACCCCGTGCCACAGGTATGTGCCACAAGTGAACAAATGGGGGAGACTTTCTACtgattttgtcttcttttaaaacaaacaagaaaactgaTTCCCCAGGCATCTCCCTGACAGTTCTGGGGAATTTACTCTGATAAATAAGATCATTAAAgatattaatttgaaatattactatttttaataGGGAAAAGCTGCTATTATTaataggagggaaaaaaggaagaaaatttgtgAATTTGGGATTGAGGGAAGTGCTGCTTGCATGGTGTTTGCAATCCTGAGTGGTGcctgtgctgttttctctcctAGACCtgcacaccagcagcagggaccagcAATCCCCCTTGTCCTTGTTTAACTCCACTCAGGAGCAGAAATCTGCCGGCTGATCCCAGCGGGCATGGCTGTGCTCCACTTGCACCTGTACCTCTCggccctgggctgctgggtgACACAGCTgtccagctccttgctgctgccCAACGCCACCGAGCTGCTGTCCCCGCCCGGGGGCACGGCCGCGGGGCTGCTCTGGGCCGAGGGGGTCCCGCGGGGCCGGCGGAGGCGACACCTCTCTGCCCACGACATGAGTGTCATCCTGGACTACCACAACCAGGTGCGGGCACAGGTGTCCCCCCCCGCTGCCAACATGGAATATATGGTGAGTTGGGCTATGGCAGGGTTGTTCTGGGTCTGGGTTTGGCTCTGGGTGGGCTCaaggggctcagctctgcctaGCAGGGATGTCAGGGTGCTGGGTGGATTCCTGGCTGAACACTGCCCTGGGGGACTTTTTGTGTGCCAGGGGCTGAGCAGACCCATGCAGCCTCTGTGCAGGTGGAATTGAGTCCCATTTCCCCATGAGGGCAGATTTAGGATCTGTGGGCCTGTGTCTGGGACATCTGGGAGGTGGCTACAAGCATGAAAAGCTCAGGTCCCAACCCAAAGCCCGGGCAGGAGCCTCTCCCCTGATTGCACCTGTGATGGATGATCCCATCACAATCTCCAGGGTCCCTTTTGAATGTTCCAAGTGGTACCAGCTCCCATGAGCTGAGGAGAGGAAGCACAGCCTGTCAGGTTGGGTGACTCCAGATGAGGCTCACCCTGGGCAGAGTTTTTCCCAGGTTCTGTCCACCCTGCTTGGAGATCCTAACCCAGCCCTAAAGTTCCTCCAAGAGGACAGGGTGGGACCCTTAGGGCAGGAGGTGCCAcatgctgccctgctcccaggaaggggccagagctgagggagcagctgggtggtCCCTGGCTGCAGTCTGGGAGAagcacacagcagcccagcTTGCTGGGTACCAGAGCAGGTCAGACATGCCCGGGAGCATCCTGCACTGCTTCTTGCTTGGCCTAAATTCCTGCCTTCCAAAATAACTCACACAGGCATCTCCCCAGAGGCGTTCAGGATGGGTGAGGGAGCTTTAAATAATACATGAAGGAAGCAGCTGTGCTCACCGGTCAGGCTGtggccagggctgcactgagggctgggacagctgtgagctgagcagcagcacagggctgcagggttTCACCCCTGTACTCAGCTCCACCTTGAGCAGGAGCTCATTCCTGGAGGGAatcacacacacagcatccctgctctgctctgttgtGTGTCCAGGAGCTGTGGTGGCAGCTGGGGAGGTCCATTGCTCCTGGACATGCTGCTGTGCTTCCTTCCCCTGGGCTTTTCTAGCCTGCTGCATGAGCCATACTTTTTGGACACTCATGGGTGCTCATAAAGCTCCCACAGCACAAAGGAGCAggttcctcctcttccctcctctgggAAGCCaacactcctgcctgccctcttCCTTTCCGTGGCCAGGTGTGGGATGAGCGGCTGGCCAGGGCAGCGGAGGCGTGGGCTGCGCGCTGCCTGTGGGACCACGGCCCCCCCGAGCTGATGAAGTACGTGGGACAGAACCTCTCCATCCAATCGGGCAGGTGAGTGCCCCACGGGCAGACTGAGCTCCTGGGAAACCCCCACACCCCacagtgctggaggaggagcagcagcagcccctcagTCATTGAGCATTGCACAGGAGTGAGACAGAGCTGAGACATCAAGGACCCCGGGGTGGAGGAGGGGGGCCCAGCTCTTGCAGATGGGTAAATACAGGAAAGCAGAGGTGCCTGATACTCCTTTGGGAAGTATGCCATTACTCCCCTCTCTGCCAGGCACATGGACCAGGGGGTATGGGTCCTGGATCTCCTCCACGTGGCTGAGTGCTCAGGTGTCTCTGGTCCTCTGGCCTCCAGCACAAATGGGCTTGGCACAAGGATGCCATTACCCCTTTTTCCCAGGAATGCCTGTTCCCAAGAGGCCCTGGCTCCAAACCACTTCTCCCCTCCACTTCCTCAGTGTGGatcttccccttcctttccttcacCATGACCTCTGGTGTGGATCCAGCTCACCTGTAGCATGTTGCAGGTACCGCTCTGTCATGGACATGGTGAAATCCTGGCACCAGGAGAAGCAGCACTactccttcccccacccccgcGAGTGCAACCCCCGCTGCCCCTCCAAATGCAGCGGCTCTGTCTGCAGCCACTACACACAGgtgagcactgcagctcccaggatcCGGGGGCAAAGGGGGCCTtgtgcagctcacagctcttCTCCTGATCCAGGATCAAaccctggcagctgccagcttCAGATCAGGAGCAGTCCTGGCAGTGGCACTGTGTCTGCTGGAGCGATGCCAGTGGTGCTCTCCCACCCTGGGCATTCCAGCCCAGGAAGgtccctggaggagcagctgggacctTCTGAACAGTTGGCAAGGAggtttccattttttaaaaagctttttccccCGCTTTGGCCCTTCTCTTCTCGTTGAACCTCTGGAAACTTAAAGGTggtgaagagagaaaaaaatgctttgtacTTTTGCCAAGCATGAATCCTTTTGTCTGTGATGGAACAGCTTCACAGCACCCAGCTGTTTCTGGCTCCCTGGGAATGCAGCCCCTTCAGTCCCTGGCACATCCCCACACAGCCTGGCCAGCACAAGGTGGAAAACTCCTCTGTTTCtctgcctggcagcagagctgtgccagccactAATTACCTCTTCTTCATGGCTCCAGCCTTTACCTGAGCATCTGCATCTCCATGGGGCTCATCCATGGAAACACTCAGGGATGCTCTTGGTTGCAAAAGGGCAATATTCACATTTTATGGAAGAGATTTAACCTGTAGGGGCTTTAGGAGGAGCTTTTTGTCTTTGCTTgacctccctgtgtgcagggtaAGCTGCTGGCCATGATTCAGTGCGAGGTTTAGGAGGTAATTTGGGTAAATTGGAGCAGTGACCCAGACTCTGCTGCTCATGGATGTGAGCTTGGCAAGGCAATGCTGTGCAGGGCAATGCAGGTTTCAGGTAGGAGAGGGAGAGCAAAACATCACCCTCTGGTAACAAAGCACTACCTGTAATGGGACAGCATCCAGGCAAAGAGATT containing:
- the R3HDML gene encoding peptidase inhibitor R3HDML, translating into MAVLHLHLYLSALGCWVTQLSSSLLLPNATELLSPPGGTAAGLLWAEGVPRGRRRRHLSAHDMSVILDYHNQVRAQVSPPAANMEYMVWDERLARAAEAWAARCLWDHGPPELMKYVGQNLSIQSGRYRSVMDMVKSWHQEKQHYSFPHPRECNPRCPSKCSGSVCSHYTQMVWATSSRLGCALGTCANVRVWGSTWRHAILLVCNYAIKGNWLGEAPYKVGRPCSACPPSYGGGCSNNMCFTGVKSNQVSWF